The proteins below are encoded in one region of Scleropages formosus chromosome 19, fSclFor1.1, whole genome shotgun sequence:
- the tfcp2 gene encoding transcription factor CP2, producing MAWALKLPLADEVIESGLVQDFDASLSGIGQELGAGAYSMSDVLALPIFKQEESNLPPDDENKVLPFQYVLCAATSPAVKLHEETLTYLNQGQSYEIRMLDNRKMGELPEITGKMVKSIIRVVFHDRRLQYTEHQQLEGWRWNRPGDRILDLDIPMSVGITDPRANPTQLNTVEFLWDPSKRTSVFIQVHCISTEFTMRKHGGEKGVPFRIQIDTFKENESGEYTEHLHSASCQVKVFKPKGADRKQKTDREKMEKRAPQEKEKYQPSYETTILTECSPWPEATYVNNSPSPGFNSSRSSFPVTESNGSPKHQPEPVAQVADLSCHLLRRDSESSQNLLPTATPQDAQQWLHRNRFSPFCRLFTNFSGADLLKLTREDVIQICGPADGIRLFNALKGRVVRPRLTIYVCQESQQVREQQKQENGDGAGSTFYVYHAIYLEDLTAVELTEKIAQLFSISPQQISQIFKQGPTGIHVLVSDEMIQNFQDEACFVLDTMKAEANDSYHIILK from the exons ATGGCCTGGGCTCTGAAGCTGCCGCTCGCCGACGAAGTGATCGAGTCGGGTCTTGTTCAGGACTTTGACGCGAGTCTGTCGGGCATCGGACAGGAGCTGGGAGCCGGAGCGTACAGCATGAG TGATGTGCTGGCACTCCCCATCTTCAAGCAAGAGGAGTCCAACCTGCCCCCTGACGATGAGAATAAGGTTCTGCCCTTCCAGTATGTTCTATGTGCCGCCACTTCCCCTGCAGTCAAGTTGCACGAAGAGACGCTGACCTACCTCAACCAAG ggCAATCATACGAAATCCGAATGCTTGACAATCGAAAAATGGGAGAACTCCCTGAAATTACAGGCAAAATGGTGAAG AGCATCATACGGGTGGTGTTCCATGACCGGCGCTTGCAGTACACTGAGCATCAGCAGTTGGAGGGCTGGCGTTGGAACAGGCCAGGAGACCGTATCCTTGACCTGG ATATTCCTATGTCTGTCGGAATCACTGACCCCAGAGCTAACCCCACACAGCTCAATACTGTGGAGTTCCTGTGGGACCCATCAAAGAGGACCTCTGTCTTCATTCAG GTGCACTGCATCAGCACAGAGTTCACCATGCGCAAGCACGGTGGGGAGAAAGGAGTACCCTTCCGCATCCAGATTGACACTTTCAAGGAGAATGAGAGTGGGGAATACACCGAACACCTGCACTCTGCCAGCTGCCAAGTCAAAGTGTTCAAG CCCAAGGGCGCAGACCGAAAGCAGAAGACAGACCGTGAGAAAATGGAGAAGCGAGCTCCGCAGGAGAAGGAGAAGTATCAGCCATCCTACGAGACCACCATCCTCACTGAG TGCTCTCCTTGGCCAGAGGCCACATATGTCAACAACTCGCCTTCTCCTGGTTTCAACAGCAGTCGCAGCAGTTTCCCTGTGACAGAAAG TAATGGTTCTCCCAAACATCAGCCAGAGCCTGTGGCACAAGTGGCAGAT TTGTCGTGCCATCTACTTAGAAGAGACAGTGAAAGCTCTCag AATTTGTTGCCTACAGCGACACCACAGGATGCTCAGCAGTGGCTCCATAGAAACCGCTTTTCACCATTCTGCCGGCTCTTCACCAATTTCTCTG GAGCAGACCTTCTGAAACTTACGAGGGAAGATGTCATTCAGATCTGTGGTCCAGCAGATGGAATTCGACTCTTTAATGCACTGAAAGGAAG GGTTGTGCGTCCACGGCTCACCATCTACGTGTGCCAGGAGTCCCAGCAAGTACGAGAGCAGCAGAAACAGGAGAATGGAGATGGCGCTGGCAGCACTTTTTATG TTTACCATGCCATTTACCTGGAGGACTTGACTGCAGTGGAGTTGACAGAGAAGATCGCACAGCTCTTCAGCATCTCGCCACAGCAGATCAGTCAGATCTTCAAACAGGGTCCCACTGGTATCCATGTCCTTGTCAGTGATGAG ATGATTCAGAACTTTCAGGATGAGGCATGTTTTGTCCTGGATACAATGAAAG CTGAGGCTAATGACAGTTACCACATTATCCTGAAGTGA